A DNA window from Brassica napus cultivar Da-Ae chromosome C1, Da-Ae, whole genome shotgun sequence contains the following coding sequences:
- the BNAC01G03080D gene encoding uncharacterized protein BNAC01G03080D has product METNQLDSDSHLPPRKRLLAEFKKLNGSSSSSATSNSNGSSSSASTDVYTHLDDLLASRFNNDHNQSPEELAEAARSAAASAVKAAKTARAVANEKALISAKAIAAAKRALELVDSFPKEAMPDCKERSPKKNKQRKHVPLHHLYYSKGEFRDEEEEEEEEDLALRLHRAVDKRHTTKVLGTRSSFEENGQINKKQKMIDVAGVVDSIPTPGKEESNSLGRRRRGRVKLKKLSLSIL; this is encoded by the coding sequence ATGGAAACCAACCAGCTCGATTCAGATTCGCATCTCCCTCCTCGAAAGCGACTACTTGCTGAATTCAAGAAACTCAacggatcttcttcttcttccgcaaCTTCAAACTCTAACGGATCTTCCTCCTCTGCTTCAACCGACGTCTACACCCACCTCGACGACTTATTAGCTTCCCGTTTCAACAATGACCATAACCAGTCCCCGGAAGAGCTCGCGGAAGCAGCGAGATCCGCCGCTGCTTCAGCGGTTAAAGCCGCAAAGACCGCGAGGGCAGTGGCGAACGAGAAGGCATTGATCTCCGCAAAGGCGATCGCTGCGGCCAAGAGGGCATTGGAGTTGGTTGACTCTTTTCCCAAAGAAGCAATGCCTGATTGCAAGGAGAGGTCTCCTAAGAAGAACAAGCAGAGGAAACATGTCCCTCTTCACCACTTGTATTATTCAAAGGGAGAGTTtagagacgaagaagaagaagaagaagaagaggatttAGCGCTTAGGCTGCATCGAGCTGTAGACAAAAGGCACACTACTAAAGTCTTGGGAACTCGCTCGAGTTTCGAGGAGAATGGTCAAATAAACAAGAAGCAGAAGATGATTGATGTTGCTGGTGTTGTTGATTCGATACCTACACCGGGGAAGGAAGAAAGTAACTCActggggagaagaagaagaggaagagtgAAGCTGAAGAAGCTTTCTTTGAGCATTTTGTAA
- the LOC106350502 gene encoding plant-specific TFIIB-related protein PTF2, with protein MPCKRCNGTDFQRDDATGNSYCSGCGTLQEYDNYEAQLGGLKGPQGTYIRVGTTGTGSTLAYRDKKIFDAGNLIDDITERLQLGDKSEEVRRMIGKITDGEFGRGEWFSALIGACCYAVVRKEGSGVLTMDEIVNVVGCDLHQLGSMCKRVVEYLGIELGEFDLVGLFVKTASSSPRLSGVDGKKKEKVVKQGGFLMNCSLKWFLSTGRRPMPLVVAVLAFVCQVNGVKCRIDDLARDCEVSLCTCKLRYKELLERLVKVAKEIGLPWAGDVNVKNVVKHSGALIGLMEAKSMRKKGDRSDGVCLKEIVRDCLRQEAMYCYDDDDDDDEGERSSFLQMVSCDDWWKGKSKMSQRLKLKEVLERDVGLDDLPVSFIKGCDAVERRREKIKAAKLRIGAVQDPCDDDKVSGRELSLEIGDGKKKRKRGCEIDWEDLVIQTLVLHNVKDEEIEKGHYNALLGLHVFN; from the coding sequence ATGCCATGCAAGAGATGCAACGGCACCGACTTCCAACGCGACGACGCCACAGGGAACTCGTATTGCTCCGGATGCGGGACGTTACAAGAGTACGACAACTACGAGGCCCAGCTCGGCGGCCTAAAGGGACCCCAAGGCACCTACATCCGCGTGGGCACCACCGGCACAGGCTCCACCCTCGCTTACAGAGACAAGAAGATCTTCGACGCCGGTAACTTAATCGACGACATCACAGAAAGGTTGCAGCTTGGTGACAAATCCGAAGAGGTTAGGCGTATGATCGGTAAGATCACCGACGGTGAGTTCGGGAGGGGGGAGTGGTTCTCGGCTCTGATCGGCGCGTGTTGCTACGCGGTGGTGAGGAAGGAAGGTAGTGGAGTTTTGACGATGGATGAGATTGTGAATGTCGTTGGGTGCGATTTGCATCAGCTTGGGAGTATGTGTAAGCGTGTTGTGGAGTATCTAGGGATTGAGTTGGGAGAGTTTGATCTTGTTGGGTTGTTTGTGAAGACGGCGAGTAGCTCCCCGAGGCTGAGTGGTGTTGatgggaagaagaaggagaaggtgGTGAAGCAAGGGGGGTTTCTGATGAACTGTTCGTTGAAGTGGTTTTTGTCTACGGGGAGGAGGCCTATGCCTTTGGTTGTTGCGGTTTTGGCGTTTGTTTGTCAGGTGAATGGTGTGAAGTGTAGGATTGATGATTTGGCTAGAGATTGCGAGGTTTCGTTGTGTACTTGTAAGTTGCGGTATAAGGAGTTGCTGGAGAGGCTTGTGAAGGTTGCGAAGGAGATTGGTTTGCCTTGGGCGGGGGATGTTAACGTGAAGAATGTGGTGAAGCATTCGGGGGCTTTGATTGGTTTGATGGAAGCCAAGTCCATGAGAAAGAAAGGAGATAGAAGCGATGGGGTTTGTTTGAAGGAGATTGTGAGGGATTGCTTAAGGCAAGAAGCTATGTATtgttatgatgatgatgatgatgatgacgaaggTGAGAGGAGCTCGTTTCTTCAGATGGTTTCGTGTGATGATTGGTGGAAAGGGAAGTCGAAGATGAGTCAAAGGCTTAAGTTAAAGGAAGTGTTGGAGAGAGACGTAGGGCTTGATGATTTGCCTGTTTCTTTTATAAAGGGGTGTGATGCGGTGGAGAGACGGAGAGAGAAGATTAAGGCGGCTAAGTTGAGGATTGGTGCGGTACAAGATCCTTGTGATGATGATAAAGTTAGTGGAAGAGAGCTGTCTCTGGAGATTGGAGAtggaaagaagaagaggaagaggggatGTGAGATTGATTGGGAGGATTTGGTTATACAGACTCTGGTCTTACACAATGTGAAGGATGAAGAGATAGAGAAAGGGCATTACAATGCTTTGCTTGGTTTACATGTTTTCAACTAA
- the LOC106350664 gene encoding high mobility group B protein 4, translated as MKGGETKAQSKSTDERLKTRGKKAGKKAAKDPNKPKRPPSAFFVFLEGFRKEFNLANPDNKSVGAVGKAAGAKWKSMTDEDKAPYVAKAESKKTEYTKTMQKYNMKLANGTSTAGDDDSDKSKSEVNDEAEGGSEEEEDDD; from the exons ATGAAAGGTGGTGAAACCAAAGCTCAATCGAAGAGCACCGAtgaaag ATTGAAAACGAGAGGAAAGAAAGCTGGAAAGAAAGCAGCCAAGGATCCTAACAAGCCTAAGAGGCCTCCAAGTGCCTTCTTCGTCTTCCT GGAGGGATTCCGTAAGGAGTTCAATCTAGCTAACCCTGACAACAAATCCGTCGGAGCT GTTGGTAAAGCTGCTGGAGCTAAATGGAAATCAATGACTGATGAA GACAAAGCTCCTTATGTGGCCAAGGCAGAGAGCAAGAAGACTGAATATACCAAGACTATGCAAAAGTACAACATGAAACTG gcTAATGGAACTAGCACAGCTGGAGATGATGACTCTGACAAGTCCAAGTCCGAAGTCAACGATGAAGCAGAAGGTGGAAGTGAAGAG gaggaagatgatgattaG
- the LOC106350419 gene encoding probable serine/threonine-protein kinase sky1 codes for MSCSSSSGSEGEEEGFDSYRKGGYHAVRIGDPFSAGRYIAQRKLGWGQFSTVWLAYDTLSSSYVALKIQKSAQQFAQAALHEIEFLSAASDGDLQNTKCVVRLIDHFKHAGPNGQHLCMVLEFLGDSLLRLIRYNHYKGLKLDKVKEICRCILTGLDYLHHELGMIHSDLKPENILLVSTIDPGKDPVRSGLTPLLEKPEGNANGGGGGSSTMNLIEKRLKRRAKRAVAKISERRVSMVGEEASSKSERSLDGIDMRCKVVDFGNACWADKQFAEEIQTRQYRAPEVILKSGYSFSVDMWSFGCTAFELVTGDMLFAPKEGNGYGEDEDHLALMMELLGKMPRKIAIGGARSKDYFDRHGDLKRIRRLKYWPLDRLLVDKYKLPEGEAKEFAEFLSPVLEFAPEKRPTAQQCLEHPWMNVVSTQKNADSVESQVRNLKIKG; via the exons atGTCGTGTTCATCCTCGTCTGGATcagaaggtgaagaagaaggcttCGATTCTTACCGCAAAGGTGGTTATCACGCCGTCAGGATCGGCGATCCTTTCTCCGCCGGTCGTTACATCGCTCAGAGAAAGCTTGGCTGGGGTCAATTCTCCACCGTCTGGCTTGCCTACGACACTCTCTCCTCT AGCTATGTTGCTTTGAAGATTCAAAAAAGTGCACAGCAATTCGCACAAGCCGCACTCCACGAAATCGAGTTCCTTTCAGCTGCTTCCGACGGAGACCTCCAAAACACCAAATGCGTTGTCCGTCTCATCGACCATTTCAAGCACGCTGGCCCCAACGGGCAGCACTTATGCATGGTGCTCGAGTTTCTCGGAGACAGCCTTCTCCGTTTGATCAGATACAACCATTACAAAGGTCTGAAGCTAGACAAAGTCAAGGAGATTTGCAGATGTATACTAACCGGTTTGGATTACTTGCACCACGAGCTCGGCATGATACATTCCGATTTAAAACCTGAAAACATCCTTCTTGTTTCCACCATTGACCCTGGTAAAGATCCGGTTAGATCCGGTTTAACTCCGTTGTTGGAAAAGCCTGAGGGGAACGCaaacggtggtggtggtggtagtTCGACGATGAATCTGATTGAGAAGAGGTTGAAGAGGAGAGCGAAGAGAGCTGTTGCTAAGATCTCGGAGAGGAGGGTTTCGATGGTGGGTGAAGAGGCGTCGTCCAAGAGTGAGAGGAGTCTCGATGGGATTGATATGAGATGCAAAGTGGTGGACTTTGGTAACGCTTGCTGGGCTGATAAACAGTTTGCTGAAGAGATACAGACGAGACAGTACAGAGCTCCTGAGGTGATATTAAAGTCTGGTTACTCGTTCTCTGTTGACATGTGGTCTTTTGGTTGTACTGCTTTCGAGCTTGTCACGGGTGATATGTTGTTTGCTCCTAAAGAAGGGAATGGTTATGGAGAAGACGAGGATCATCTTGCTCTTATGATGGAGCTTCTAGGGAAAATGCCGAGAAag ATTGCTATTGGTGGAGCGAGGTCTAAAGACTATTTTGACAGACATGGGGATTTGAAGAGGATCCGGCGGTTGAAGTATTGGCCGCTGGATCGGTTGCTGGTGGATAAATACAAGCTTCCGGAAGGAGAAGCGAAGGAGTTTGCTGAGTTTCTGAGTCCGGTTCTGGAGTTTGCGCCGGAGAAACGACCAACTGCTCAGCAGTGCTTGGAGCATCCATGGATGAATGTAGTAAGTACACAGAAGAATGCAGATAGTGTAGAATCCCAAGTGAGGAACTTGAAGATCAAAGGGTGA
- the LOC106350586 gene encoding WUSCHEL-related homeobox 13, whose amino-acid sequence MMEWDNNQKQQPNNHNSSNLQGIDVSGGGSSSGGMYVKVMTDEQLETLRKQIAIYATICDRLVEMHKTLTSQQDLAGGRLGGLYVDPTIGHKMTARQRWTPTPVQLQILERIFDQGTGTPSKQKIKDITEELSQHGQISEQNVYNWFQNRRARSKRKQHGGGGGIGGSNNNNGESEVETEAETLNGKRKMPESLRVLPNGNNGIGTTTGTSPRPEDLCFQSPEMSSDLHLLGVLSNPRDDHLVGKMGLSESYNLYDHVEDYGMSG is encoded by the exons ATGATGGAGTGGGATAACAATCAAAAGCAGCAACCCAACAACCACAACTCCTCAAATCTCCAGGGGATCGACGTTAGTGGCGGCGGCTCCAGCTCAGGAGGAATGTACGTGAAAGTGATGACCGACGAGCAGCTCGAGACTCTGAGGAAGCAGATTGCTATCTACGCCACCATTTGTGATCGTCTCGTTGAGATGCACAAAACCCTCACTTCTCAACAAGATCTTGCAG GAGGGAGACTGGGAGGTCTATATGTAGACCCAACCATTGGTCACAAGATGACAGCTAGGCAGAGGTGGACTCCTACCCCCGTGCAGCTTCAGATTCTGGAGCGTATATTCGACCAAGGCACGGGAACGCCGAGTAAGCAAAAGATCAAAGACATAACCGAAGAGCTTAGCCAGCACGGCCAGATTTCGGAACAGAACGTCTACAATTGGTTCCAGAACCGGCGTGCTCGGTCCAAGAGGAAGCAgcacggtggtggtggtggtattGGTGGTTCTAACAACAACAATGGTGAGTCTGAGGTGGAGACTGAGGCTGAGACGTTGAATGGGAAGAGGAAGATGCCAGAGAGTCTTCGTGTTCTTCCTAATGGAAACAATGGCATTGGGACAACAACAGGTACTAGTCCTAGGCCTGAAGATCTTTGCTTCCAGAGCCCTGAGATGAGCTCTGATCTTCACTTGCTAGGAGTCCTATCAAACCCAA GGGATGATCATCTTGTAGGAAAGATGGGATTGTCTGAAAGTTACAACCTCTATGATCATGTTGAGGACTATGGCATGTCAGGCTGA